From one Paractinoplanes brasiliensis genomic stretch:
- a CDS encoding MFS transporter yields the protein MALGSDFRRLWAAYAISEFGTGIGFGALPLVAVLVLDVPEFQVSLLAALGGLAGAVLALPLGPWIEHRRKRPVMIGADLARFVIMVSVPVAMLAGVLSYAQLCVVAVVQSVGTIAFTAASGTHLKALAGPDERDTANGRFEATFWTAYSAGPAIGGALTSWFGVAWTITADAVSFLLSAFGVRSLRTPEPAPPVREKARHRLAEITAGWRYIAGHSGLRLLFVNAQLFGGSMMAASPLLTVLMLRDLGFEPWQYGIAWGVPCLGGIVGALLVRPLTTRYGRRQVLLFAGVGRALWLWALAFMPAGAAGLILITTVEFVALLGSGVFNPAFATYRMTVTADGYLSRVIACWQITSRTVQPVCIALGGLLAAVTDVRVALLVCGLGVLASSALLPWRSRGRSAWPEQLTHAGQ from the coding sequence GTGGCGCTGGGCTCCGACTTCCGCCGGCTGTGGGCGGCGTACGCGATCAGTGAGTTCGGCACGGGGATCGGGTTCGGCGCGTTGCCGCTCGTCGCGGTGCTCGTGCTCGACGTGCCCGAGTTCCAGGTGTCGCTGCTGGCGGCGCTGGGCGGGTTGGCCGGTGCCGTGCTGGCGCTGCCGTTGGGTCCGTGGATCGAGCACCGGCGCAAACGCCCCGTGATGATCGGCGCCGACCTGGCCCGCTTCGTGATCATGGTGAGCGTGCCGGTGGCGATGCTGGCCGGCGTGCTGTCGTACGCGCAGCTCTGCGTGGTGGCGGTGGTGCAGTCGGTGGGGACGATCGCGTTCACCGCGGCGAGCGGCACCCATCTGAAGGCGCTGGCCGGGCCGGACGAGCGGGACACGGCCAACGGGCGCTTCGAGGCCACGTTCTGGACGGCGTACAGTGCCGGTCCGGCCATCGGCGGCGCGCTCACCTCGTGGTTCGGGGTGGCGTGGACCATCACGGCGGACGCGGTGAGTTTTCTGCTCTCGGCGTTCGGGGTGCGTTCCCTGCGTACGCCGGAGCCTGCCCCACCCGTACGGGAAAAGGCTCGTCATCGTCTTGCCGAGATCACCGCCGGGTGGCGTTACATCGCGGGGCACAGCGGGCTGCGGCTGCTGTTCGTGAACGCGCAGCTGTTCGGCGGCTCGATGATGGCCGCCTCCCCGCTGCTGACCGTCCTGATGCTGCGTGACCTGGGGTTCGAGCCGTGGCAGTACGGCATCGCGTGGGGCGTCCCGTGCCTCGGCGGCATCGTCGGCGCGCTGCTGGTGCGCCCGCTGACCACCCGTTACGGCCGCCGGCAGGTCCTGCTGTTCGCGGGCGTGGGACGCGCGCTCTGGCTGTGGGCGCTCGCGTTCATGCCCGCGGGCGCGGCCGGACTGATTCTGATCACCACCGTCGAGTTCGTGGCCCTGTTGGGCTCGGGCGTGTTCAACCCGGCCTTCGCGACCTACCGCATGACGGTGACGGCCGACGGCTACCTGTCCCGGGTGATCGCCTGCTGGCAGATCACGTCCCGCACCGTGCAGCCGGTCTGCATCGCGCTGGGCGGCCTGCTCGCCGCCGTGACCGATGTGCGCGTGGCCCTGCTGGTGTGCGGGCTCGGCGTCCTGGCGAGCTCCGCACTGCTGCCGTGGCGGTCACGGGGGCGGTCAGCGTGGCCCGAGCAGCTCACACACGCTGGCCAGTAG
- a CDS encoding isovaleryl-CoA dehydrogenase: MTHEVFNQAPPLVGHDVAGDPALLEAVSREGASWAVDDLHRLGKLAGTAEPQRWADEANRHEPRLLTHDRYGHRLDEVDFHPSWHRLMEVAVGEGLAGAPWAARRPGAHVARAAGVHVWSQVEAGHICPVSMTYAVIPALRHAPELSALYEPLLTSRSYDPGLRTPATKTGLLAGMGMTEKQGGSDVRANTTVATPGGDGTYRLRGHKWFTSAPMCDLFLVLAQAPAGLSCFLVPRVLPDGSRNTFRIQRLKDKLGNRSNASSEPEFDDTVAWLVGDEGQGVRTIIEMVAMTRLDCVTGSASGMRAALTQAIHHTRHRHAFGGPLIEKPAMRNVLADLALESEAATALAMRLAGAVDRDEQAFKRLAIAIGKFWVCKRQPVVVGEALECLGGNGYVEESGLPRLYRDAPLNSIWEGSGNVQALDVLRTMQRSPAGLDAFREELSLSSGADRRLDDAVSTFLRDKPDESDARRVVELMALLLQASLLVRYAPPAVADAFCASRLGGDWGHTFGTLGRAADTAAIVERAAPA, encoded by the coding sequence ATGACTCACGAGGTCTTCAACCAGGCTCCCCCGCTGGTCGGCCACGACGTGGCGGGCGACCCGGCCCTGCTCGAGGCGGTTTCCCGCGAGGGCGCCTCCTGGGCCGTCGACGACCTGCACCGGCTGGGCAAGCTCGCGGGCACGGCCGAGCCGCAACGCTGGGCCGACGAGGCCAACCGTCACGAGCCCCGGCTGCTGACCCACGACCGGTACGGGCACCGGCTCGACGAGGTCGACTTCCACCCGTCGTGGCACCGGCTGATGGAGGTCGCCGTCGGCGAGGGCCTGGCCGGGGCGCCGTGGGCTGCTCGCCGTCCGGGCGCGCACGTGGCCCGCGCGGCCGGCGTCCACGTGTGGTCGCAGGTCGAGGCCGGCCACATCTGCCCGGTCTCGATGACGTACGCCGTGATCCCCGCGCTGCGCCACGCCCCGGAATTGTCCGCGCTCTACGAGCCGCTGCTCACCTCCCGCTCGTACGATCCGGGCCTGCGCACCCCGGCCACGAAGACCGGGCTGCTGGCCGGCATGGGCATGACCGAGAAGCAGGGCGGGTCGGACGTCCGCGCCAACACCACCGTGGCCACGCCCGGCGGCGACGGCACGTACCGGCTGCGCGGGCACAAGTGGTTCACCAGCGCGCCCATGTGCGACCTGTTCCTGGTGCTCGCGCAGGCGCCGGCCGGGCTCTCCTGCTTCCTGGTGCCGCGGGTGCTGCCCGACGGCAGCCGCAACACGTTCCGCATCCAGCGGCTCAAGGACAAGCTGGGCAACCGCAGCAACGCCAGCAGCGAGCCGGAGTTCGACGACACGGTGGCGTGGCTGGTCGGCGACGAGGGTCAGGGCGTACGGACGATCATCGAGATGGTGGCGATGACCCGGCTCGACTGTGTCACCGGCTCGGCCTCGGGCATGCGGGCCGCCCTCACCCAGGCGATCCACCACACCCGGCACCGGCACGCGTTCGGCGGCCCGCTGATCGAGAAGCCGGCCATGCGCAACGTGCTGGCCGACCTGGCGCTGGAGTCCGAGGCGGCGACGGCGCTGGCGATGCGGCTGGCCGGGGCGGTCGACCGCGACGAGCAGGCCTTCAAGCGGCTCGCCATCGCGATCGGCAAGTTCTGGGTGTGCAAGCGCCAGCCGGTCGTGGTCGGCGAGGCCCTCGAGTGCCTGGGCGGCAACGGCTACGTCGAGGAGTCGGGGCTGCCGCGGCTGTACCGGGACGCGCCGCTCAACTCGATCTGGGAGGGCTCGGGCAACGTCCAGGCCCTGGACGTGCTGCGGACTATGCAACGGTCACCCGCCGGCCTCGACGCGTTCCGCGAGGAACTGTCCCTGTCATCCGGGGCGGACCGTCGCCTCGACGACGCCGTGTCCACGTTCCTGCGCGACAAGCCGGACGAGTCGGACGCGCGCCGGGTCGTCGAGCTCATGGCCCTGCTGCTGCAGGCGTCGCTGCTGGTCCGGTACGCCCCGCCGGCGGTCGCCGACGCCTTCTGCGCGAGCCGGCTCGGCGGCGACTGGGGGCACACGTTCGGCACCCTCGGACGCGCGGCCGACACGGCGGCGATCGTGGAGCGCGCCGCGCCGGCGTAA
- a CDS encoding Hsp70 family protein — MEWSYGLGIDLGTTQTAAAVRDDGGAAEIVRLGGRRAEIPSLVFVKADGSLLIGETAERRGQAEPSRLAREFKRRIGDPVPILVGGTPFSAHALTAKLLRHVLDEVTRLRGAPPSAITLTHPANWGPYKREQFAQAVRLADAEQVTFRTEPEAAALQHAAARRIAPGETVMVYDLGGGTFDVALLRRDGDGFALVGEPEGVEQLGGADFDEAVFAHVVGALGDAALSLDADDPEVVVALSRLRRDCVEAKEALSFDTETEIPVALPGLHTRVRLNRSELESMISPALEDTLAATRRAMRSAGLDAAQVSAILLAGGSSRIPVVAQLLGEEFGRPVIADPHPEHSIALGAAAATGPTPPAPSTAAPIVPRSPASAASIAPQSPPPASAASIVPQSPPGPAARPLPQTAPAAAGQPATPHLPEPGPDVTSPAPADATRVMPAQPPAAPQRSGNGVPVYQRGAASIPGSHPAPAQEPLTSTSAFPAGRASPPDQLTPATPTQPLTPTKVYPAPPSQPHAPTTAYPGSPASPSQPRPVAPAYPADSAPSVPDRLPPAFGPGAAPPAQPGPDSAAAGGPPPVWNGRDAYGKEGPEPPRARRNTRRVAVAAGLAVLLITGAVVAGVALNNRNKRDAGTGALPSTPVTSATAKPPYPTDASILVRVDTGADDSANRVSKIVSFKPGAGAERTELPGTIPGDVLPRWSHDRELIAITHINPDGTNDIVIMDKTGTSRHTLVEDVSNGRASWSGDDKLVAYMKKVDGINQIHRISIDGGEPEQLTFSNEAKDDPFYTSDSEAIVYWVFRAGEKLIYALNAKKLVEPGRRITNPKDGPAVDPALSPDNKYILFTRESADGNSDIWIVDKLTTKPPRRLTSNPAREMDPSWSPDGKWFAFTRGDYERPQIVIMKPDGTGETVLTAPGQREGHPCWF; from the coding sequence GTGGAGTGGAGCTACGGCCTCGGCATCGACCTCGGCACGACCCAGACCGCGGCGGCCGTGCGCGACGACGGCGGCGCGGCCGAGATCGTGCGCCTCGGCGGGCGGCGGGCCGAGATCCCGTCGCTGGTGTTCGTCAAGGCCGACGGCTCGCTGCTGATCGGTGAGACAGCCGAGCGGCGCGGGCAGGCCGAGCCGTCCCGCCTGGCCCGCGAGTTCAAGCGGCGCATCGGCGACCCCGTGCCGATCCTGGTCGGTGGCACCCCGTTCTCGGCCCACGCGCTCACCGCCAAGCTGCTGCGGCATGTGCTCGACGAGGTCACCCGGTTGCGCGGCGCTCCGCCGTCCGCGATCACGCTGACCCACCCAGCGAACTGGGGGCCCTACAAACGCGAGCAGTTCGCCCAGGCCGTACGGCTGGCCGACGCCGAACAGGTCACGTTCCGCACCGAGCCGGAGGCGGCGGCCCTGCAGCACGCGGCCGCGCGGCGGATCGCGCCCGGCGAGACCGTGATGGTGTACGACCTGGGCGGCGGCACCTTCGACGTGGCGCTGCTGCGACGCGACGGCGACGGGTTCGCGCTCGTCGGCGAGCCCGAGGGCGTCGAGCAGCTGGGCGGGGCCGACTTCGACGAGGCCGTGTTCGCGCACGTGGTCGGGGCGCTGGGCGACGCGGCGCTGTCGCTGGACGCGGACGACCCCGAGGTGGTGGTGGCGCTGTCCCGGCTGCGGCGCGACTGCGTCGAGGCCAAGGAGGCGCTCTCGTTCGACACCGAGACCGAGATCCCGGTCGCTCTGCCGGGCCTGCACACCCGCGTACGGCTGAACCGCTCCGAACTGGAGTCGATGATCTCGCCCGCCCTCGAGGACACCCTGGCCGCGACCCGCCGGGCGATGCGCTCCGCGGGCCTCGACGCGGCTCAGGTCAGCGCGATCCTCCTGGCGGGCGGCTCGTCCCGCATCCCGGTCGTGGCCCAGCTGCTGGGCGAGGAGTTCGGGCGGCCGGTGATCGCCGACCCGCACCCGGAGCACAGCATCGCCCTGGGCGCGGCCGCCGCCACCGGCCCCACCCCGCCGGCGCCGTCGACGGCCGCCCCGATCGTGCCGCGAAGTCCGGCGTCGGCTGCCTCCATCGCGCCGCAGAGCCCGCCGCCGGCGTCGGCGGCCTCGATCGTGCCGCAGAGCCCGCCGGGTCCGGCTGCCCGGCCGCTCCCGCAGACCGCGCCGGCAGCGGCCGGGCAGCCGGCCACGCCACACCTGCCGGAGCCGGGGCCGGACGTGACTTCGCCGGCGCCTGCGGACGCCACACGGGTGATGCCCGCACAGCCTCCGGCGGCGCCTCAGCGGTCCGGCAACGGGGTGCCGGTGTATCAGCGGGGTGCGGCCTCGATTCCCGGTTCCCACCCGGCGCCCGCGCAGGAGCCGCTCACGTCCACGTCGGCGTTCCCGGCCGGGCGGGCCTCTCCGCCCGACCAGCTCACGCCCGCCACCCCGACGCAGCCCCTCACACCCACGAAGGTCTACCCGGCCCCTCCGTCGCAGCCGCACGCGCCCACGACGGCTTATCCGGGCAGCCCGGCATCTCCGTCGCAGCCTCGCCCGGTCGCTCCGGCCTACCCGGCGGATTCCGCGCCGTCCGTCCCCGATCGGCTGCCGCCGGCGTTCGGGCCCGGTGCGGCTCCCCCAGCCCAGCCAGGGCCGGACAGCGCGGCGGCGGGGGGACCGCCGCCGGTGTGGAACGGCCGGGACGCGTACGGGAAAGAAGGGCCCGAGCCGCCCCGCGCGCGCCGCAACACCCGCCGGGTCGCGGTCGCGGCCGGGCTGGCGGTGCTCTTGATCACCGGGGCGGTCGTCGCGGGGGTGGCCCTCAACAACCGGAACAAGCGCGACGCCGGGACTGGCGCCCTGCCCAGCACGCCGGTGACCTCGGCGACTGCGAAGCCGCCCTACCCGACGGACGCGTCGATCCTCGTACGGGTCGACACCGGGGCCGACGACAGCGCCAACCGGGTGTCGAAGATCGTGTCGTTCAAGCCGGGCGCCGGCGCCGAGCGGACCGAGCTGCCCGGCACGATTCCGGGTGACGTCCTGCCGCGCTGGTCGCACGACCGGGAACTGATCGCGATCACCCACATCAACCCGGACGGCACCAACGACATCGTCATCATGGACAAGACCGGCACCAGCCGGCACACGCTCGTCGAGGACGTCTCCAACGGCCGGGCGAGCTGGTCGGGGGACGACAAGCTGGTCGCGTACATGAAGAAGGTCGACGGCATCAACCAGATCCACCGGATCTCGATCGACGGCGGCGAACCCGAGCAGCTGACGTTCTCCAACGAGGCCAAGGACGACCCGTTCTACACCTCGGACAGCGAGGCGATCGTCTACTGGGTCTTCCGGGCCGGCGAGAAGCTGATCTACGCGTTGAACGCGAAGAAGCTGGTGGAGCCGGGCCGGCGCATCACCAACCCGAAGGACGGCCCGGCCGTCGACCCGGCGCTCTCTCCCGACAACAAGTACATCCTGTTCACCAGGGAGAGCGCGGACGGCAACTCGGACATCTGGATCGTCGACAAGCTGACCACGAAGCCGCCGCGCCGGTTGACCAGCAACCCGGCCCGCGAGATGGACCCGTCGTGGTCACCGGACGGCAAGTGGTTCGCGTTCACCCGCGGCGACTACGAACGCCCCCAGATCGTGATCATGAAGCCGGACGGGACGGGCGAGACGGTGCTGACCGCGCCGGGGCAGCGCGAGGGTCATCCCTGCTGGTTCTGA
- a CDS encoding glycoside hydrolase domain-containing protein, which yields MLDNVDPFIGTAATNIPPARGLAATWWFPKPQVGNTHPGAAAPFGMVSACAYSGAYPTGYGLYTKNTEGVPETMFDRIQASGFTHFQQSGTGAIRKYYNYVRVTPMIQPLDDLGQSWPLHDETAEPGYYAATLATGIRSEITVGDKVAVHRYTFPAAGSARVVLDLSCGGLATELGRTVPLRAQIESMGHGRAQGTVVMEGVPLSVYVEVDSPNWRQMLWYDRRLIDGGTRLDFDSIRHTNLRPFGMLFRGSARAGQTIEVRLGFSLRGCEQARDNLRRECGGDSPAFTAVRARTRSKWREHIDKVQVDGGTPSRRTVFGTALYHALIKPCFADDESPFWPTSGPYAFDVCTMWDIYKTQVPLLAAIAPERHADLLESLIRVCEEEGNFPIGYRMARGADRFFRQASALAHTALADAHALGRAPIDWAWALVHMVDDLRRMYGEDFYEHGVVHPITHTLDLAYGYHCTARVARALGDRRLAADLEERSRGWVNAFDPVTGLLRDSEFYEGGKWNYSFRLLHDMRARIGLAGGDDAFIGKLDRFFGYGAEPVKQPGQRPPAVEMQAGYALKRFEGLNNEPDMEAPWAYHYAGRPDRTAQIVHSALTWQFGTGPGGLPGNDDSGGLSSWYVWASLGLFPVAGQHLFLVSPPAFERAVLQMPDGEFVIETSGHRETPIGVDGLDREPPPLFVQSATLNGKTLHATHLSAADVHRGGRLHLRLGPEPSSWGSGNRPPSLSDKPEDAR from the coding sequence ATCCTCGACAACGTTGATCCCTTCATCGGCACCGCGGCCACGAACATCCCCCCGGCCCGCGGTCTCGCCGCCACGTGGTGGTTCCCGAAACCGCAGGTGGGCAACACCCACCCCGGGGCCGCGGCGCCCTTCGGCATGGTCTCCGCCTGTGCCTACTCGGGGGCGTACCCGACCGGATACGGGCTCTACACCAAGAACACCGAGGGCGTCCCCGAGACGATGTTCGACCGGATCCAGGCGTCCGGGTTCACCCACTTCCAGCAGTCCGGCACCGGCGCGATCCGCAAGTACTACAACTACGTGCGCGTCACCCCGATGATCCAGCCGCTGGACGACCTCGGGCAGTCGTGGCCGCTGCACGACGAGACGGCCGAACCCGGCTACTACGCGGCCACCCTCGCGACCGGCATCCGCAGCGAGATCACGGTCGGCGACAAGGTGGCCGTGCACCGCTACACGTTCCCCGCCGCGGGCAGCGCCCGGGTCGTCCTCGACCTGTCGTGCGGCGGCCTGGCCACCGAACTGGGCCGTACGGTGCCGCTGCGGGCGCAGATCGAGAGCATGGGCCACGGCCGGGCGCAGGGCACGGTCGTCATGGAGGGTGTGCCGCTGTCGGTCTACGTCGAGGTGGACAGCCCCAACTGGCGGCAGATGCTGTGGTACGACCGGCGGCTCATCGACGGCGGCACCCGGCTCGACTTCGACAGCATCCGGCACACCAACCTGCGCCCGTTCGGCATGCTGTTCCGCGGTTCGGCCCGCGCCGGCCAGACGATCGAGGTGCGGCTCGGGTTCTCGCTGCGCGGCTGCGAACAGGCCCGCGACAACCTGCGGCGCGAGTGTGGCGGCGACAGTCCCGCCTTCACCGCCGTACGGGCCAGAACGCGGTCGAAATGGCGCGAGCACATCGACAAGGTCCAGGTCGACGGGGGCACACCGTCGCGGCGTACGGTGTTCGGAACCGCTCTTTACCACGCGCTGATCAAGCCTTGTTTCGCCGACGACGAGAGCCCGTTCTGGCCCACGTCCGGCCCGTACGCGTTCGACGTCTGCACCATGTGGGACATCTACAAGACGCAGGTGCCGCTGCTCGCCGCGATCGCCCCCGAACGCCACGCCGACCTGCTCGAATCGCTGATCCGGGTGTGCGAGGAGGAGGGCAACTTCCCGATCGGCTACCGGATGGCCCGCGGCGCCGACCGGTTCTTCCGCCAGGCCAGCGCGCTCGCCCACACCGCCCTGGCCGACGCCCACGCGCTCGGGCGAGCCCCGATCGACTGGGCCTGGGCGCTGGTGCACATGGTCGACGACCTGCGCCGCATGTACGGCGAGGACTTCTACGAGCACGGCGTGGTGCATCCGATCACGCACACACTCGACCTCGCGTACGGGTATCACTGCACCGCCCGCGTGGCCCGCGCGCTGGGCGACCGGCGGCTCGCGGCCGACCTGGAGGAACGCAGCCGCGGCTGGGTCAACGCGTTCGACCCGGTGACCGGCCTGCTGCGCGACTCCGAGTTCTACGAGGGCGGCAAGTGGAACTACTCGTTCCGGCTGCTGCACGACATGCGCGCCCGGATCGGCCTGGCCGGCGGCGACGACGCGTTCATCGGCAAGCTGGACCGGTTCTTCGGCTATGGCGCCGAGCCCGTCAAGCAGCCCGGGCAGCGTCCGCCCGCGGTCGAGATGCAAGCCGGGTACGCGCTCAAACGGTTCGAGGGTCTCAACAACGAACCCGACATGGAAGCGCCCTGGGCGTACCACTACGCGGGGCGTCCCGACCGTACGGCGCAGATCGTGCACTCGGCCCTCACCTGGCAGTTCGGCACCGGGCCGGGCGGGTTGCCGGGCAACGACGACTCGGGCGGCCTGTCGTCGTGGTACGTGTGGGCGTCGCTGGGCCTGTTCCCCGTGGCCGGCCAGCACCTGTTCCTGGTCAGCCCGCCCGCGTTCGAACGCGCCGTGCTGCAGATGCCCGACGGCGAGTTCGTGATCGAGACCAGCGGCCACCGGGAGACCCCGATCGGCGTCGACGGCCTCGACCGCGAACCGCCGCCCCTGTTCGTCCAGAGCGCCACCCTGAACGGCAAAACCCTGCACGCGACCCACCTGAGCGCCGCGGACGTGCATCGCGGCGGCCGGTTGCACCTGCGGCTGGGCCCGGAGCCGTCGAGCTGGGGAAGCGGGAACCGCCCGCCGTCCCTCTCCGACAAACCGGAGGACGCACGTTGA
- a CDS encoding dynamin family protein codes for MSLLARTRALLDRAVADTADPRLAQARRRLDEPLRVAIAGKLKAGKSTLLNALIGEELAPTDAGECTRIVTWYADGPSYAVTSYLRDGTGEPRPFTRRDGAVRIDLGRPAEQVERLEVRVPSARLRRHTLIDTPGIESLSTGVSARTHTFVNDDGQADAVIYLLRHLHGGDLKFLEAFHGGADGGTSVNAVGVLSRADEIGACRLDAMTAAERVADRYTTDERLRRLCPVVVPVAGLLGAAGATLREGEFRVLAQVASRPMDDIVELLLTADRFAAGSEERRRLLTRVGLFGVRLGTRLIREGAVTDAAGLAAALTERSGITRLREVLGAHLEGRAEVLKARSALAALDERLPPGSSLAAGAEEIRAGAHEFVELRLLHQLRSGRLAMADDRRAEMDRLLGGSGGGPADRLGLAVDAEPDEIGAAARSAQAKWQRLAEHPLSNRDLRTAARAVTRTCEGIIAAQNQQG; via the coding sequence GTGAGCCTGCTCGCCCGCACCCGCGCCCTGCTCGACCGGGCCGTCGCCGACACCGCCGACCCGCGGCTGGCCCAGGCCCGGCGCCGCCTCGACGAACCGCTGCGGGTGGCGATCGCGGGCAAGCTCAAGGCGGGCAAGTCGACGCTGCTCAACGCGCTGATCGGCGAGGAACTCGCCCCGACCGACGCGGGCGAGTGCACCCGCATCGTCACCTGGTATGCCGACGGCCCCTCGTACGCGGTGACGTCGTACCTGCGCGACGGCACGGGCGAGCCCCGGCCGTTCACGCGGCGTGACGGCGCTGTCCGCATCGACCTGGGCCGCCCGGCCGAGCAGGTGGAACGCCTGGAGGTACGGGTGCCCAGCGCCCGCCTGCGCCGGCACACGCTGATCGACACGCCGGGCATCGAGTCGCTGTCGACCGGTGTGTCGGCCCGCACGCACACGTTCGTCAACGACGACGGCCAGGCCGACGCGGTCATCTACCTGCTGCGGCACCTGCACGGCGGCGACCTGAAGTTCCTGGAGGCGTTCCACGGCGGCGCCGACGGCGGCACCTCGGTCAACGCCGTCGGCGTGCTCAGCCGGGCCGACGAGATCGGGGCGTGCCGCCTCGACGCGATGACCGCCGCCGAGCGGGTCGCCGACCGGTACACCACCGACGAGCGGCTGCGGCGGCTGTGCCCGGTCGTGGTGCCCGTCGCGGGCCTGCTCGGCGCGGCCGGGGCGACCCTGCGCGAGGGTGAGTTCCGGGTGCTGGCCCAGGTCGCGTCCCGGCCCATGGACGACATCGTCGAGCTGTTGCTGACCGCCGACCGGTTCGCGGCCGGCAGTGAGGAGCGGCGGCGGCTGCTCACCCGGGTCGGGCTGTTCGGCGTACGGCTGGGCACCCGGCTCATCCGCGAGGGTGCGGTCACCGACGCCGCCGGGCTGGCCGCGGCCCTGACCGAGCGCAGCGGCATCACCCGGCTGCGCGAGGTCCTCGGCGCCCACCTGGAGGGCCGGGCCGAGGTGCTCAAGGCCCGCAGCGCCCTGGCCGCCCTCGACGAACGCCTGCCGCCCGGCTCATCCCTGGCCGCCGGGGCGGAGGAGATCCGGGCCGGCGCGCACGAGTTCGTCGAGCTGCGCCTGCTGCACCAGCTGCGCTCGGGCCGGCTGGCGATGGCCGACGACCGCCGCGCCGAGATGGACCGGCTGCTCGGCGGCTCCGGCGGCGGCCCGGCCGACCGGCTGGGGCTGGCCGTGGACGCCGAGCCGGACGAGATCGGCGCCGCCGCCCGGAGCGCTCAGGCCAAGTGGCAGCGCCTGGCCGAGCACCCGCTGTCGAACCGCGACCTGCGCACCGCGGCCCGCGCCGTCACCCGCACGTGCGAGGGCATCATCGCCGCTCAGAACCAGCAGGGATGA
- a CDS encoding dynamin family protein, with protein sequence MTTTAEMVARLAEARRIAADAGRGDLAERLERAAGRLGPGGDLAVAVVGEFKQGKSSLVNALLRTDLCPVDADVVTALPTILRFGRPPSAALVDDEGRTPIDFDAIGKHITGAGAEARAVEISIDRRLLGAGLALVDTPGVGGLDSAQGNLTLATLTTAAAALFVTDAAQELTAPEVDFLRRTAERCPRTFIVLTKTDLHVEWRRIAELNQAHLREAGLELPVVPVSSFLRMRAQARDDAALNEESGFPRLVGLLRTEVVGKAAEDRLAAARAELAFVAAQLRERLDAEAAAALDPAVTAGYAERSRRSAALQHGTWQVVLQDGIQDMAADVDHDLRERLRLLIRRGEDLLAESDPRETWQDFQAWAAREASRAAADNLMVLVTRAEQLAAEVAERFGMEAHDLSATLPALPMSADKARQIELDFGKSGMAQFLGAFTAARVAYGGFYLLGAVGALFSVAWAAPLGLLAGVTLGRRLVKAEKERQVRQRRLQAGQELRRYVDEVGFHVGRDSRESVRRTQRLLRDEFATRARELARSAHAAEAAVREVAVLGEDQRRSRAAALHEQRRRIDRLAS encoded by the coding sequence TTGACCACGACGGCCGAGATGGTCGCCCGGCTGGCCGAGGCCCGGCGGATCGCCGCCGACGCGGGCCGCGGTGACCTCGCGGAGCGCCTGGAACGCGCGGCCGGGCGGCTCGGGCCCGGCGGCGACCTCGCCGTGGCCGTGGTCGGCGAGTTCAAGCAGGGCAAGAGCAGCCTGGTCAACGCCCTGCTGCGCACCGACCTGTGCCCGGTCGACGCCGACGTCGTGACGGCGCTGCCCACGATCCTGCGGTTCGGCCGCCCACCCTCGGCGGCTCTCGTGGACGACGAGGGGCGCACACCGATCGACTTCGACGCCATCGGCAAACACATCACCGGCGCCGGCGCCGAGGCACGGGCGGTCGAGATCAGCATCGACCGGCGGCTGCTCGGCGCCGGTCTCGCGCTCGTCGACACGCCGGGGGTCGGCGGCCTCGACTCCGCGCAGGGCAACCTCACCCTGGCCACGCTCACGACGGCGGCCGCGGCCCTGTTCGTCACCGACGCGGCCCAGGAGCTCACCGCCCCCGAGGTCGACTTCCTGCGCCGTACGGCCGAGCGTTGCCCCCGCACGTTCATCGTGCTCACCAAGACCGACCTGCACGTCGAGTGGCGGCGCATCGCCGAGCTCAACCAGGCGCACCTGCGCGAGGCCGGGCTCGAGCTGCCCGTCGTGCCGGTGTCGTCGTTCCTGCGGATGCGCGCCCAGGCCCGCGACGACGCCGCCCTCAACGAGGAGTCGGGCTTCCCGCGGCTGGTCGGCCTGCTGCGTACGGAAGTCGTCGGGAAAGCCGCCGAGGACCGCCTCGCCGCCGCCCGTGCCGAGCTCGCCTTCGTCGCCGCCCAGCTGCGCGAACGCCTCGACGCCGAGGCCGCGGCCGCCCTCGACCCCGCGGTGACGGCCGGTTACGCCGAACGTTCCCGCCGCAGCGCCGCCCTGCAGCACGGAACGTGGCAGGTCGTGCTGCAGGACGGCATCCAGGACATGGCCGCCGACGTCGACCACGACCTGCGCGAGCGGCTGCGCCTGCTGATCCGCCGCGGGGAGGACCTGCTGGCCGAGTCCGACCCCCGCGAGACCTGGCAGGACTTCCAGGCGTGGGCCGCCCGCGAGGCCTCCCGGGCCGCCGCCGACAACCTGATGGTGCTGGTCACCCGGGCCGAGCAGCTGGCCGCCGAGGTTGCCGAGCGCTTCGGGATGGAGGCGCACGACCTCAGCGCCACCCTGCCCGCGCTGCCGATGAGCGCCGACAAGGCCCGGCAGATCGAGCTGGACTTCGGCAAGTCGGGCATGGCGCAGTTCCTCGGCGCCTTCACCGCGGCCCGCGTCGCGTACGGCGGTTTCTATCTGCTCGGCGCGGTCGGCGCGCTGTTCAGCGTGGCCTGGGCCGCCCCACTCGGGCTGCTGGCCGGCGTCACGCTCGGGCGCCGGCTGGTCAAGGCCGAAAAGGAGCGACAGGTGCGTCAGCGGCGGCTGCAGGCCGGGCAGGAGCTGCGGCGCTACGTCGACGAGGTCGGCTTCCACGTGGGCCGCGACAGCCGCGAGTCGGTCCGCCGCACCCAGCGCCTGCTGCGGGACGAGTTCGCCACCCGGGCCCGGGAACTGGCCCGCTCGGCCCACGCCGCCGAGGCCGCCGTACGCGAGGTGGCCGTCCTCGGCGAGGACCAGCGCCGCAGTCGCGCGGCCGCCCTGCACGAGCAGCGCCGGCGCATCGACAGGCTGGCCTCGTGA